The following proteins are encoded in a genomic region of Arachis stenosperma cultivar V10309 chromosome 4, arast.V10309.gnm1.PFL2, whole genome shotgun sequence:
- the LOC130973556 gene encoding receptor like protein 22-like: MGTLPASIGNLTNLAHLILEDNSFHGLSGCNLNGEIPTWIMNLTTLNYLVLSRNDLQGEIPYFLFKLENLAILDLVDNMLEGQIELDMLSKLKKLTALGLGGGNKLSFHEGNNTSNVTFPPQIQVLHLRSCNIVHFPNFIQHLQELTTLSISNNNIKTIPSWLWNKTTLESLEVSNNLLMGDISPSICNLQSLVELDLSSNNLVGMIPSCLGSFSQSLQLLNVSGNKLTGNLPQIYVKRNVLQLIDFSSNKLYGQLPRALVNCRMLEFLDVRHNHFNDSFPFWLGSLPKLKVLSLRGNEFHGAIMCPLKYTFPHLRIIDLSQNGFSTKLTSEIIMCFKSMIISNKRQLDFKDVIHSGIEEIDIDSHPFSMSNKGVVMDYLGSQYLHHMVAIDLSCNKISGEIPDIMGSLNGLVVLNLSNNMFTGSIPSSFGKLSNLEVLDLSLNNLSGNIPQQLTGLTFLDFFNVSFNNLSGPVPENGQLSTFDNNSFEGNKDLCGIQLLKKCEDHPKRPLQKPDGDQDSESGSFFEFCWMVILIGYVGGLVAGLALGNAFSVNVYRLLKKIF, from the exons ATG GGCACATTACCTGCATCCATTGGAAACCTGACCAATTTAGCTCACTTGATTCTTGAAGATAATAGCTTTCATG GATTGAGTGGGTGCAATTTAAATGGAGAAATTCCAACTTGGATAATGAATCTAACCACTTTAAATTACCTGGTCCTTTCCCGTAATGATCTTCAAGGTGAAATTCCATATTTCCTCTTCAAGTTAGAGAATCTTGCAATACTTGATCTAGTTGATAATATGTTGGAAGGACAAATCGAGCTTGACATGCTTTCAAAGCTCAAGAAGCTTACTGCACTTGGTTTAGGTGGAGGCAACAAATTGTCTTTTCATGAAGGGAACAACACTTCCAACGTAACATTTCCTCCTCAAATTCAAGTGTTGCATTTAAGATCATGTAACATTGTTCATTTTCCCAATTTTATACAACACTTGCAAGAGTTGACTACTCTTTCCATATCAAACAACAACATAAAGACAATACCGAGTTGGTTATGGAACAAAACAACTCTTGAGAGTTTGGAAGTTTCCAACAACCTATTGATGGGAGATATATCCCCCTCCATATGCAACCTGCAGTCACTTGTGGAACTTGATTTATCTTCCAACAATTTAGTTGGCATGATTCCATCATGTTTGGGAAGCTTTAGCCAATCCCTTCAACTTTTGAATGTCTCAGGAAACAAATTGACAGGCAATCTTCCTCAAATTTATGTTAAAAGAAATGTCCTTCAGTTGATCGATTTTAGTTCTAACAAGTTGTACGGTCAATTACCAAGAGCACTTGTCAATTGCAGAATGCTAGAGTTTCTTGATGTGAGACATAACCATTTCAATGACTCATTTCCTTTCTGGTTGGGATCTCTTCCTAAGTTAAAGGTTCTTTCTTTACGTGGTAATGAATTTCACGGAGCTATAATGTGTCCATTGAAATACACATTTCCCCATCTTCGAATCATTGATCTTTCTCAAAATGGTTTCTCGACGAAATTGACATCAGAAATAATCATGTGCTTCAAATCGATGATCATATCCAACAAAAGGCAACTGGATTTCAAGGACGTGATTCATAGTGGCATTGAGGAAATAGATATTGACTCGCATCCATTTTCAATGTCCAACAAAGGAGTTGTCATGGATTATCTTGGGAGTCAATACCTTCATCACATGGTAGCCATTGATCTTTCATGTAACAAAATTTCGGGAGAGATTCCAGATATCATGGGAAGTTTGAATGGTCTTGTTGTGCTCAATTTGTCCAATAACATGTTTACTGGCAGCATTCCATCTTCCTTCGGAAAGCTTTCAAATCTTGAAGTGCTTGACCTTTCTCTCAATAACTTGTCAGGGAATATTCCTCAACAACTCACAGGGCTAACCTTCTTGGATTTCTTCAACGTGTCTTTCAACAATCTCTCAGGTCCAGTACCAGAAAATGGCCAACTTTCTACCTTTGATAATAATTCATTTGAGGGAAATAAAGATTTGTGCGGGATTCAATTGTTGAAGAAATGTGAAGATCATCCTAAGCGTCCATTGCAAAAACCTGATGGTGATCAAGATTCTGAGTCAGGATctttctttgaattttgttgGATGGTAATTCTAATTGGATATGTGGGTGGCCTTGTTGCTGGGTTAGCACTGGGAAATGCTTTTTCGGTAAATGTTTATAGGTTgctgaaaaagatcttttaa
- the LOC130973555 gene encoding receptor-like protein 7 gives MDPNSPLFSLVHLQSLDLSDNHFNHSQIPARIGDLSQLRHLNVSHFGETTFSGEVPTQISHLSNLLSLDLRSYIVEPLDNLVINHLQLKVSTLKSLIQNSTRLEQLRLNFVTISSSLPHTLTNLTSLQKLSFRQCELYGEFPIGIFSLANLTSLNFARNQNLQGTLPASIGNLTNLASLLLGDNSFHGEIPQSLFRLENLVALDLTSNFFEGRLAVDMFLKLRMLKDLDLSLNKLSLFSQNRTVNVTNLPPIQWLELSRCNLNGEIPTWIMNLTTLNLLNLHNNNLQGEIPYFLFKLENLTGLDLGDNMLEGQIELGMLSQLQKLTYLGLGGGNKLSFVEEKNTTNITFPPQIQSLDLGSCNLVHFPNFIQHLQELTDLFIPLNSIKTIPSWIWNKTTLQSLEISNNLLIGEISPLICNLQSLIYLDLSSNNLVGMIPSCLGSFSQSLQYLSLAGNKLTGNIPQTYVKGNALQWIDFSSNKLYGQLPRALVNCRMLEFLDVRHNHFNNSFPFWLGSLPQLKVVSLRDNQFHGAIMCPLEYTFPQLRIIDLSQNGFSTKLTSEIIMCFKSMIISNKRQLDFKNVIFSKNMFIDIDLSSFSLSNKGVVMDYLGGQYLHHMVAIDLSCNKFYGEIPDIMGSLNSLVVLNLSNNLFTGSIPSSFGNLSNLEVLDLSLNSLSGNIPQQLTALTFLDFFDVSFNNLSGPIPENGQLSTFDSNSFEGNKDLCGIQLLKKCEDHPKHPLQKPDGDQDSESGSFFELYWMKSVELFLHDIKSKVRSWLSLFPILDKLDESNFITWQQHALLIIR, from the exons ATGGATCCCAATAGCCCCCTTTTCTCACTTGTGCATCTTCAAAGCCTTGATCTTTCAGACAATCACTTCAATCACTCGCAAATTCCAGCCAGGATAGGTGACTTGTCACAACTGAGGCATTTGAATGTTTCTCACTTTGGTGAAACCACATTTTCCGGTGAAGTCCCAACTCAAATTTCCCATTTGTCCAACTTGTTATCCCTTGATCTTCGCAGCTATATTGTGGAACCCCTTGATAATTTAGTGATCAACCATTTACAACTCAAGGTATCCACTCTAAAAAGCTTAATTCAAAACTCAACAAGACTAGAACAACTTCGCCTTAATTTTGTCACCATTTCATCATCTTTACCTCACACACTCACAAACCTCACATCTCTGCAAAAACTCTCTTTTCGCCAATGTGAACTATATGGTGAGTTTCCTATTGGAATATTCTCTCTTGCAAACTTAACATCTTTGAATTTTGCAAGAAACCAAAATTTGCAGGGTACATTACCTGCATCCATTGGAAACCTGACCAATTTAGCTTCCTTGCTTCTTGGAGATAATAGCTTTCATGGTGAAATCCCGCAGTCTCTTTTTAGACTCGAAAATCTTGTAGCTTTAGATCTAACTTCTAATTTTTTCGAAGGCCGCCTAGCAGTTGACATGTTTTTGAAGCTAAGGATGCTTAAGGATCTTGACTTGTCACTCAACAAATTGTCTTTGTTCTCACAAAATAGGACTGTAAATGTGACAAACCTTCCTCCAATTCAGTGGTTAGAATTGAGTAGGTGCAATTTAAATGGAGAAATTCCAACTTGGATAATGAACTTGACCACTTTAAATCTCTTGAATCTTCATAACAATAATCTTCAAGGTGAAATTCCATATTTCCTCTTCAAGTTAGAGAATCTTACAGGTCTTGATCTAGGTGATAATATGTTGGAAGGACAGATTGAGCTTGGCATGCTTTCACAGCTCCAAAAGCTTACTTATCTTGGTTTAGGCGGAGGCAACAAATTGTCTTTTGTTGAAGAGAAGAACACTACCAACATAACATTTCCTCCTCAAATTCAATCATTGGATTTAGGGTCATGCAACTTAGTTCATTTTCCCAATTTTATACAGCACTTGCAAGAGTTGACTGATCTTTTCATACCACTGAATAGCATAAAGACTATACCGAGTTGGATATGGAATAAAACAACTCTTCAGAGTTTGGAAATTTCCAACAACCTGTTAATAGGAGAAATATCCCCCTTGATATGCAATCTACAATCCCTTATATATCTTGATTTATCTTCCAACAACTTAGTTGGCATGATTCCATCATGTTTGGGAAGCTTTAGCCAATCTCTTCAATATTTGTCGCTCGCAGGAAACAAACTGACTGGCAATATTCCTCAAACTTATGTGAAAGGAAATGCCCTTCAGTGGATTGATTTTAGTTCTAACAAGTTGTATGGTCAATTACCAAGAGCACTTGTCAACTGCAGAATGCTAGAGTTTCTTGATGTGAGACATAACCATTTCAATAACTCATTTCCTTTCTGGTTAGGATCTCTTCCTCAGTTAAAGGTTGTTTCTTTACGTGATAATCAATTTCACGGAGCTATAATGTGTCCATTGGAATACACATTTCCCCAACTTCGAATCATTGATCTCTCTCAAAATGGTTTCTCAACAAAATTAACATCGGAAATAATCATGTGCTTCAAATCGATGATCATATCCAACAAAAGACAACTGGATTTCAAGAACGTGATTTTTAGTAAGAATATGTTTATAGATATTGATTTGTCTTCATTTTCATTGTCCAACAAAGGAGTTGTCATGGATTATCTTGGGGGTCAATACCTTCATCATATGGTAGCCATTGATCTTTCATGTAACAAATTTTATGGTGAGATTCCGGATATCATGGGAAGTTTGAATAGCCTTGTTGTGCTCAATTTGTCCAATAACTTGTTTACTGGCAGCATCCCATCTTCCTTCGGAAATCTTTCAAATCTTGAAGTGTTGGACCTTTCTCTCAATAGCCTGTCAGGAAATATTCCTCAACAACTCACAGCGCTAACCTTCTTGGATTTCTTCGATGTGTCTTTCAACAATCTCTCAGGTCCAATCCCAGAAAATGGACAACTTTCCACATTTGATAGTAATTCATTTGAAGGAAACAAGGATTTGTGCGGGATTCAATTGTTGAAGAAATGTGAAGATCATCCTAAGCATCCATTGCAAAAACCTGATGGTGATCAAGATTCTGAGTCAGGATCTTTCTTTGAATTGTATTGGATG AAAAGCGTTGAACTCTTCTTACATGATATCAAGAGCAAGGTTCGATCATGGCTTTCTCTCTTCCCAATTTTGGACAAGTTAGATGAATCCAACTTTATTACTTGGCAGCAACATGCTTTGCTCATAATCAGATGA